tctgaggagagaagaagaaatccagattctccaaaataaagaggttgtaGTCCACTTTTTGTCGAAGAAGATACACCCAACCAATTGTAGAGAGagtagcagcagtgatgtaaaggcagcagtgtgcagcggcagcagtattgtaacggcagtagtacgtagcagcagcagtgaggtagaGGCAGCAGTTGCAGCAGAGCAGTTTTGTACCGGCAGAAttatgttgcagcagcagtggggtaaggcagcaggtgcagcagtaatAACACAACAGCAGGTGCAACAGTAATAATgcagcagcaggtgcagcagtataacgcagtagcaggtgcagcagtataacgcagcagcagaaaaaaaaaacaataagactgaaaagaaagagagagaggcgagacaagaagattaagagaagagagagccgagagagtaagggaagaaagaggcgagagagaaggggagaaaagtcaagattgagagagagagagagaaccgtgagaggggtggggatttgctcttggatttcttttcaattaacattcattgaaaataaacaatggccaatggccttacacttaaagagaataaatttccaaaaataaaaagatacttagaaactcaattgcatgaaataaaaactacctaatagatcaatataaagaaatcctagttccctaattgtgtaagacaatcaaatatcactagatttaaagcaaagtactagaatcaaataagatttggtggggtccacaaaatctttcaagatcttctaaaaatctggatcgatcttgggaccaaataagatttggtggggtccataaaatcttccaagatcttctaaaaatctggatcgatcttgggacccacaagatcttctgaaatcttctaagatcttctaaaatctggattGAGCTTGGGGCCCgcaagatcttcttctttctattcttccagccacaaagatggttgcttcttcttcttcttgcgcctgtacactttgatgtccccatcagtatctaacaaaaaaaaaaatttgaatgtaAGCTACTAaatatttaccctattttttgtcttttcccctttctttttctttttttatcttttactttggtggatccatgtagccgatcccatttacttgggaaaggctgagttgttgttgagTATTTTCAACCGTTTTGGTCTCAACCATTCATATAACATATAAATGATGACAAAAAAAGATGGTACAGTCTGATCTGAGATCAGTCCATCAGAACCAACCATCTTACAATCAATATTTCATTCAAGTGATGAAGGGTCCAACAAATGATTTTCATGACCATGACTGTTGGTCTAGTAAAAATCTGTGTGCTAAGCATGCagtctgattttgattcagacAATTAGGATCATCAGGTCTGCATGCAATGAAGGGTCAGATGGGAAATTTTATGATTGTTACAGTTGAACTGAGTTTTGAGTGCAAGTTTAGCCACAGCTCTGATCCCAAAGCAGACCACCATAGTCATCCTATCTAGCAAGTTATCTTTCAGTCATGCAATGAAATTTCAGGTATAAGATTTTAATAATTGTGACCGTTGCTCATNNNNNNNNNNNNNNNNNNNNNNNNNNNNNNNNNNNNNNNNNNNNNNNNNNNNNNNNNNNNNNNNNNNNNNNNNNNNNNNNNNNNNNNNNNNNNNNNNNNNNNNNNNNNNNNNNNNNNNNNNNNNNNNNNNNNNNNNNNNNNNNNNNNNNNNNNNNNNNNNNNNNNNNNNNNNNNNNNNNNNNNNNNNNNNNNNNNNNNNNNNNNNNNNNNNNNNNNNNNNNNNNNNNNNNNNNNNNNNNNNNNNNNNNNNNNNNNNNNNNNNNNNNNNNNNNNNNNNNNNNNNNNNNNNNNNNNNNNNNNNNNNNNNNNNNNNNNNNNNNNNNNNNNNNNNNNNNNNNNNNNNNNNNNNNNNNNNNNNNNNNNNNNNNNNNNNNNNNNNNNNNNNNNNNNNNNNNNNNNNNNNNNNNNNNNNNNNNNNNNNNNNNNNNNNNNNNNNNNNNNNNNNNNNNNNNNNNNNNNNNNNNNNNNNNNNNNNNNNNNNNNNNNNNNNNNNNNNNNNNNNNNNNNNNNNNNNNNNNNNNNNNNNNNNNNNNNNNNNNNNNNNNNNNNNNNNNNNNNNNNNNNNNNNNNNNNNNNNNNNNNNNNNNNNNNNNNNNNNNNNNNNNNNNNNNNNNNNNNNNNNNNNNNNNNNNNNNNNNNNNNNNNNNNNNNNNNNNNNNNNNNNNNNNNNNNNNNNNNNNNNNNNNNNNNNNNNtttttttttttggggggggggggtggaatgGATGGTCCTAATCTTTGGCATTTTTCGCACAAATGGCTGCCCACAGACTTGAATCCACATCTTCATGCTGCTAGCCCAAGCCTTACCATGGCACCCAGCCCCCTGCTACACCCCATTTTCAataggaaatttatttataTCTAAAAGGCACATTGTCAACTTACCCACTCTTATCTTTTTGTTAATTTACTCCAAAATTTATTTAGTAAGGTTTGAAATAAGATTGAACCTACCTTACACAGAGCCTAGATATCCTGGGCTTAAAGTAGGTGGTGGAGGAAGCCCTTACGATGCATTCTTAAGAGATGCTGCTACAACAGAGAAGCTTCCTTGAAcattttaagaatcaaaatcatAGATGACATGAactattttcaaaattattaattttctttcttataattTGTAAGTTTTGAGCAACTGTGTGCATGCAAATCATATGTAAACTAGCTTCTTGACCATATGGGAAGTTATTGTAATTGTCTTTGAGGAGGATAAGAACCATAAGTTTGCTTAAGAAGAATTGATGACTTGGTGTCAACTCCTGTTGAAAATAAGGAGAAGAGCTTTCCTGATGTATATGTTATCTAACTTCTAACTAGTCTCTTATTCAGTGCAGAACTGGTCTTAGAGGAGAAAATAGAATACAATGATCTTGTGGACTTGGTTAAAAATGAAACTACAGTGACTGTTAACAAAACATCTGATGCAATAGTTGGCGGGAATGAAGAGGTTGCCCCCCATGCTGAAGGTATCTTTGGAGTCCATTAACACAACTCTCTACCTCGGCTTTTTATTTGATGATACTGTAACTTGTACACTGCTGTTTATTGAAAACCTGGAGCTCCAACATTAAATAAATGTGACACAAAGTATAGGTCATGTGCATAATACACGATTTTGTTCTTTTCCTATATGGGGATCAattgggtctctctctctccctttcctttAGTTGGGATGGGCTTACTGTGAACTCTTTGTTCATTGCTACTCATTAGAGAATTTTCGTTGCTTGCTGACTACTTTGTTATGAGTTGTGTCATGCCAGACTACTTGCTTACTTCTGTAATGAACTTTTGTCAGGGTCACCACCAAAGAATGGACCGAGCGACACTGTAGATCCTAATGATCCTCGTGTAAGACTGAAACGTGATTGTGTTGGGTTGATGGCAGCATTTAAACTCAGGAATCCTTCTAGCCATCTCGTCATTGTGGCAAACACGCATATTTACTGGTAAGTCTCTTTGCGTTGTAGTTATTTATTAATCATTGTTGTCTCTTTCGTTCTTACACCCAATTTTTTGATAACCCTTCTTACTTCAAAGTCAACTTAATGAGCTTTCTCAGAGACTTGGATGCATTGACTTTCTTGGCTTCTTGCTGTTTTTCTATAACCTTTACTCTCTCTTGGAATGTTTCTTGGTTGCAGGGATCCAGAATGGATTGATGTCAAGCTTGCACAAGCTAAATATCTTCTATTTCGCTTGGCTCAGTTTAAGAAAATGGTTTCAAATAAATTTGATTGCACACCTTCGGTGATTCTGTGTGGCGACTTCAATTCTACCCCTGGCGATATGGTTTGTTTTTTATGAACATTTTTCTTGGTTATTTTGATTTCCATATGCATGCTGGATATTCAGTTTTGTATAGTATACTAGTTTCTATCTTCCTTTAGAAATGTATACTGATGCCATAAGCGACTATTTAGATTCCACAAGGGACATTGTAGTAGTGGGTGAAGTCTACTCTAGATTATAATGTATCTCATAGCATGTAGTTGTCCTAAATGTAATGAAGTCCCAAAGCCTGCAAGGCAATTCTGTATCATGGGAGATATAGAAAAATATTGCTGAGTTATGTGGTGGTTATTTATTGTAATCATTATTGATAACAAAAGTATATTACTGGTAATATACATCACAGCCAGTACAAATTAGAAAAGGGTTCCTTGCATAAAATTCTCAATAGAATCACACCCCGTAGAGGTTTTCCTTCTAAAACAACAAATCCTTAGCTTactgtgagatttttttttggtttttcagGTCTACCAGTTCCTTATTTCTGGGAACTCATCGGCCATGCCAGTCTCAGAACATTCTGAAGATGCACCAATTCCCTTATCTAGTGTCTATGCATTTATTGGAGGAGAACCACCGTTCACAAATTGCACTCCTGATTTCACAAATACTCTTGACTACATATTCTTTTCCCCTACAGAGGGCCTGAGGCCAGTCAGCTTCCTTGAACTTCCAGGACCAGAATCTAGTGATGTGATTGGTGGATTGCCGAATTATGACCATCCAAGCGATCATTTACCCATTGGCACTGATTTTGAAATTATTAGGACTTGAAACAGACAACAATTACTCACTTGCAATCAGTTTAGATATGATCCAATTTTAAACGAAGCGTGGAACAGGTTTTATCCTTTTCCAGGTGATCTCCTTAGATTggcaatttcaatttctgtatAATTGATTTGTTAAACTTTACTGATCGGTAAAAGCATCGTGAGTGTTGTGTTGCTTTACTAATTGGCCGAGAAGGATggaaatttatttgtttatttatatttattttgatgGGCAAGAACTACaaaattttttgggtttaaagaCCAAAAACCGGATCCATTGATCTACCCACCTGATCTGAGATCTTGCACACACAAATGC
This is a stretch of genomic DNA from Macadamia integrifolia cultivar HAES 741 unplaced genomic scaffold, SCU_Mint_v3 scaffold2632, whole genome shotgun sequence. It encodes these proteins:
- the LOC122066918 gene encoding carbon catabolite repressor protein 4 homolog 4-like, whose product is MNINGRHPSHLHDSFQVLCCLNDSYTDAKGFPPTSPPLRFPCSKVLLFLLVASAFLKNAIINLGERSLSKICISKMSSPKQPLCPKFISLENEENNIRVNSDGFRFRVVSYNILAQVYVKSSFFPHTPSPCLNLTSLLFSAELVLEEKIEYNDLVDLVKNETTVTVNKTSDAIVGGNEEVAPHAEGSPPKNGPSDTVDPNDPRVRLKRDCVGLMAAFKLRNPSSHLVIVANTHIYWDPEWIDVKLAQAKYLLFRLAQFKKMVSNKFDCTPSVILCGDFNSTPGDMVYQFLISGNSSAMPVSEHSEDAPIPLSSVYAFIGGEPPFTNCTPDFTNTLDYIFFSPTEGLRPVSFLELPGPESSDVIGGLPNYDHPSDHLPIGTDFEIIRT